The Sulfurospirillum halorespirans DSM 13726 genome has a window encoding:
- a CDS encoding sensor histidine kinase, whose amino-acid sequence MTFVEFINQKLETIKFSNKTKILIFIILSGTMTIGFLMFVSIFALKYDYETLFQKHTQPQVDLEEIKDNYRVNIAETLRDIKERQISNDDAIEVIYLAQQIIHKQWNSYQFATNRQIGGLPYLASRWLSLFLVMPDIPEKTIFQKGIVDKISVKMQSIDSKINTMLELLKYSKTEQASFLIDDIMLEANSLNIYLSSLITTHLKQAITEKQVNDSLFQTSTIMLILLIGMIFFFITMVLFIIINHFKNLHNYLEENILIKTKELRDLNDSLELRIKREVENSRKKDNIMFQQARLASLGEMLQNIAHQWRQPLGSLMMIIQSFESKFLAGKLDEPFIASRVKDAQLLSSNMSDTLEDFRTFFNPNKSKKAFRIKEVIQKAVDLSKYQLEREEITLALFIKDDLEVFGFKNELIHVLLNLIGNSKDILASKSEQMDKIIHIIAKQNEERIFINVIDNGGGIKSDIIPKVFDPYFTTKHKSVGTGIGLYMSKQMVEKHMHGKITCKNIRHKLSTKFLWACTMFTIEIPKNYINTNEGDDDEQAQF is encoded by the coding sequence ATGACGTTTGTAGAGTTTATTAACCAAAAACTAGAGACCATCAAGTTTTCCAATAAAACCAAAATTCTCATTTTTATCATCTTAAGTGGAACGATGACCATTGGTTTTTTGATGTTTGTCTCCATTTTTGCGCTTAAATACGACTACGAAACTCTGTTTCAAAAGCACACCCAACCCCAAGTCGATCTTGAAGAGATCAAAGACAATTACCGTGTCAATATCGCCGAAACGCTTCGAGACATCAAAGAGCGTCAAATCAGCAATGACGACGCCATCGAAGTGATCTATCTAGCACAACAGATCATCCACAAACAGTGGAACAGCTACCAATTTGCAACCAACCGCCAAATCGGAGGACTTCCTTATCTTGCGAGTCGTTGGTTGAGCCTCTTTTTAGTCATGCCTGACATTCCTGAAAAGACCATTTTTCAAAAAGGAATTGTGGATAAGATCAGCGTGAAAATGCAAAGCATTGATAGTAAAATCAACACGATGTTAGAACTCTTAAAATACTCCAAAACCGAGCAAGCGAGTTTTTTGATTGATGACATTATGCTCGAAGCGAACTCGCTGAACATTTATCTCTCAAGCCTCATTACCACGCATCTCAAGCAGGCAATTACCGAAAAACAGGTCAACGACAGCCTCTTTCAGACCAGTACGATCATGCTTATTCTGCTCATCGGTATGATCTTCTTTTTTATCACGATGGTGCTTTTTATTATCATTAACCATTTTAAAAATTTGCATAACTATCTTGAGGAAAATATTCTTATCAAGACCAAAGAGCTTCGCGATCTTAACGATTCGCTGGAACTTCGCATTAAACGAGAAGTCGAAAACAGTCGTAAAAAAGACAACATCATGTTCCAACAAGCCAGACTTGCGAGTTTGGGAGAGATGCTTCAAAACATCGCGCACCAATGGCGACAACCGCTGGGCTCACTGATGATGATTATTCAAAGTTTTGAGAGTAAGTTTTTAGCAGGCAAACTGGACGAACCCTTCATCGCTTCACGTGTCAAAGATGCCCAACTGCTCTCTTCCAATATGTCGGACACCTTGGAGGATTTTCGCACCTTCTTTAACCCCAACAAAAGCAAAAAAGCGTTTCGCATCAAAGAGGTGATCCAAAAAGCGGTTGACCTCTCCAAATACCAGTTGGAGCGCGAAGAGATCACGTTAGCACTTTTTATCAAAGATGACCTCGAAGTGTTTGGTTTTAAAAATGAGCTGATTCACGTGCTTCTCAATCTTATTGGCAATTCCAAGGATATTTTGGCGAGTAAGAGTGAGCAAATGGACAAGATTATTCACATCATCGCCAAGCAAAATGAAGAGCGCATTTTTATCAATGTCATCGACAATGGTGGCGGAATAAAAAGTGATATAATACCCAAAGTGTTTGACCCCTATTTTACGACCAAACACAAGAGTGTGGGCACAGGAATCGGGCTTTACATGTCCAAACAGATGGTGGAAAAACACATGCACGGAAAGATTACATGTAAGAATATTCGCCACAAATTAAGCACAAAATTTCTGTGGGCATGTACGATGTTTACGATAGAAATTCCAAAAAATTACATCAATACAAACGAGGGTGATGACGATGAACAAGCGCAATTTTGA
- a CDS encoding response regulator, with protein sequence MNKRNFELLGSFTILYIEDEADLLKHTTSVLEDFVKKIYPVQTIEEALEIIKTEKIDVIVADIHLKYSNGLDFLRTLKHDLEIELPSIVTTAFTDTEYLLDAIKLHVDNYLIKPVNIKELLNSLHDVLLPKIQAKEIVRSYNIIKTISAVTDSKQVEIIRFIIKNLDNDNMLNYSYSEIMEQVDVSKPTVIKLFKQLGDQGILTKIQNKKYLFDETQLPLPENA encoded by the coding sequence ATGAACAAGCGCAATTTTGAGTTACTCGGAAGCTTTACGATTCTTTACATCGAAGATGAAGCGGATTTGCTGAAACACACCACATCTGTTTTAGAAGATTTTGTGAAAAAAATCTACCCCGTACAAACGATCGAAGAAGCTTTGGAGATCATCAAAACTGAAAAAATTGACGTCATTGTCGCGGACATTCACCTCAAATACAGCAATGGTTTAGATTTTTTACGAACCCTCAAACATGACTTAGAGATCGAACTTCCCTCCATCGTCACCACCGCATTTACCGACACAGAGTATCTGCTCGATGCGATAAAACTTCATGTGGATAACTACCTCATTAAGCCTGTCAACATCAAAGAGCTCTTAAACTCACTGCACGATGTATTGCTTCCAAAAATTCAAGCCAAAGAGATCGTGCGCTCGTATAACATCATCAAAACCATCTCCGCCGTGACCGATAGCAAGCAAGTCGAGATCATCCGTTTTATCATCAAAAATTTGGACAATGACAATATGCTCAACTACTCCTACAGCGAGATTATGGAGCAAGTGGATGTCAGCAAACCTACTGTTATCAAGCTGTTTAAACAACTTGGAGACCAAGGGATTTTGACAAAGATTCAAAACAAAAAATACCTTTTTGACGAGACCCAATTGCCGCTTCCGGAGAACGCATGA
- the selA gene encoding L-seryl-tRNA(Sec) selenium transferase: protein MNALKTLPKVDKCLTHTLFEGCNATLVMKIARIKIEALRQALLNKEIESFDEEALMHEIKKAYDALFEPSLKPLINATGVILHTNMGRSLISKTLLDRASDVICNYSNLEYNLELGSRGERYEHVSTHLKELLGVEDVLVVNNNASAVFLILNTFAKNQEVVVSRGELVEIGGSFRIPEVMKQSGAILNEVGATNKTKITDYESAINENTAMLMKVHQSNFSIEGFSEAVAYEDLKQLATQNNLLDYYDLGSGYVPKLPYNLGNREHSLSEILTCNPSLISFSGDKLFGSVQAGIIAGCADLIAKLKKNQLLRMLRVDKITLSLLEESIKAYLAEEYEQIPTLWLLFRSVEELAQRALHVKESVGENACEIVESETYMGGGTLPNRRFPTIALHVKGKAMVLERKFRENYVIGRIENDHFLLDFRTILPNVEEKLSEIIKRIVGN, encoded by the coding sequence ATGAACGCTTTAAAAACGCTTCCCAAAGTTGACAAATGCCTTACACATACGCTTTTTGAAGGCTGTAATGCAACCTTAGTGATGAAAATCGCCAGAATAAAAATCGAAGCGCTGCGCCAAGCACTTCTCAACAAAGAGATCGAGAGTTTTGATGAAGAGGCGTTAATGCACGAGATCAAAAAAGCCTACGACGCGCTTTTTGAGCCTTCACTCAAACCCCTCATCAACGCCACAGGGGTCATTTTGCACACCAATATGGGCAGAAGTTTGATCTCCAAAACCTTGTTGGATCGCGCCAGTGATGTCATCTGCAACTACTCCAATTTGGAATATAACCTAGAACTAGGAAGCCGAGGCGAACGCTATGAGCATGTTAGCACGCATCTTAAAGAGCTTTTAGGTGTCGAAGATGTTTTGGTTGTCAACAACAACGCTTCCGCCGTTTTTTTGATCTTAAACACCTTTGCCAAAAACCAAGAAGTTGTGGTTTCCAGAGGTGAATTGGTTGAGATCGGTGGCAGTTTTCGCATTCCTGAAGTGATGAAACAAAGTGGCGCCATTTTGAACGAAGTCGGAGCGACCAATAAAACCAAAATCACCGACTACGAGAGTGCCATCAACGAAAACACCGCGATGCTGATGAAAGTGCATCAGTCCAACTTTAGCATCGAAGGGTTTAGCGAAGCCGTAGCGTATGAAGATCTCAAGCAGCTCGCCACCCAAAACAATCTTTTGGACTACTACGACCTTGGAAGCGGCTATGTGCCCAAACTGCCGTACAACCTTGGAAACCGCGAACATTCCCTTTCAGAAATTCTTACATGTAACCCTTCACTGATCAGTTTCAGTGGCGACAAACTCTTTGGAAGCGTGCAAGCAGGCATTATCGCAGGGTGCGCAGATTTAATCGCGAAGCTGAAAAAGAACCAACTTCTTCGTATGTTACGGGTCGATAAAATCACCCTGAGTCTTTTAGAAGAGAGCATTAAAGCCTATCTGGCAGAAGAGTACGAGCAAATTCCAACCCTTTGGCTGCTGTTTCGAAGCGTCGAAGAGCTTGCGCAAAGAGCGTTACATGTAAAAGAGTCTGTTGGCGAAAATGCGTGCGAAATTGTAGAGAGTGAAACCTATATGGGTGGCGGTACTTTGCCCAATCGTCGCTTTCCCACGATTGCTTTACATGTAAAAGGAAAAGCGATGGTTTTAGAGCGAAAATTCCGCGAAAATTATGTTATAGGACGCATTGAAAATGACCACTTTTTACTCGACTTTCGCACGATTCTTCCTAATGTGGAAGAAAAACTGAGTGAAATTATTAAACGCATTGTAGGGAATTAA
- a CDS encoding twin-arginine translocation signal domain-containing protein: protein MQDQRRSFLKKTLSVGAVAATVSVGAIASDTGAKTAGSNSNGVVKGKSKKKEILYTKTANWDAYYHAAV, encoded by the coding sequence ATGCAAGATCAAAGAAGGAGTTTTCTTAAGAAAACTCTGAGTGTGGGTGCAGTCGCTGCAACCGTGAGTGTCGGAGCCATTGCGAGCGACACAGGTGCAAAAACAGCAGGGAGTAACAGTAACGGCGTTGTTAAGGGAAAATCGAAGAAAAAAGAGATTCTCTACACAAAAACAGCTAATTGGGACGCGTATTATCACGCGGCAGTCTAA
- a CDS encoding TorD/DmsD family molecular chaperone: MNKEAINKARAVYYGLFASLLMFFENKNDLEVIQKTIDILAQNPLDDESKLAFSNMQNLLISGGYTLLKEESDTVFFSPYSAFIPVTASYFLENRDDGKKRLEMVNYVLSSNFRRDTEKFKEMEDHVGFIMLFMQKMIEEELAGNEKSAQLSREVFVNILNPFVDDFIGALYIHEDSHFYQELAVIMHSFVALERLYLDVKKPVSEKEDQAPKVYTKEHKKPRKPLTPRPKKNFEEFVL, encoded by the coding sequence ATGAATAAAGAGGCAATCAATAAAGCAAGAGCCGTTTATTACGGACTCTTTGCTTCACTTTTAATGTTTTTTGAAAACAAGAATGATCTTGAGGTGATTCAAAAAACGATCGATATTTTAGCGCAAAACCCTCTCGATGATGAGAGTAAACTCGCGTTTAGTAATATGCAAAATTTGCTTATTAGCGGAGGCTATACTCTGTTAAAAGAGGAGAGTGATACGGTCTTTTTTAGCCCTTATTCTGCCTTTATTCCTGTCACGGCGTCATATTTTCTTGAGAACCGCGATGATGGTAAAAAGCGTTTAGAGATGGTCAATTATGTTCTAAGTTCTAACTTCAGACGCGATACGGAAAAGTTTAAAGAGATGGAAGATCATGTTGGGTTTATTATGCTGTTTATGCAAAAAATGATCGAAGAAGAGCTTGCGGGTAATGAGAAAAGTGCTCAGCTTTCACGCGAAGTGTTTGTCAACATTCTCAATCCGTTTGTGGATGATTTTATTGGTGCCCTTTACATTCACGAAGACAGCCATTTTTACCAAGAATTAGCTGTGATTATGCACTCTTTTGTAGCATTAGAGCGACTCTATTTGGATGTGAAAAAACCTGTTAGCGAAAAAGAAGATCAAGCGCCAAAAGTCTACACCAAAGAGCATAAGAAACCACGTAAACCATTAACACCAAGACCAAAGAAGAATTTTGAAGAGTTCGTGCTCTAA
- a CDS encoding ABC transporter substrate-binding protein gives MVNKNFLITSFLALIVLVLLFSFATSYKSVEKNTIVLGASLPLTGINSHLGRDVVVGANAYFSHTNARGGVQGKKIEFIQYDDKYEPENTYSNTIKLITKDDVFALFGFVGTPTVKRVLPLITESQIPFIAPYTGASFLRTKETPNIINFRSAYTEELDALVEYLTKQKNITRFAIFYQNDDYGEEGYIALSTALGKRNLQLMAEGTYKRNTLSIRHAIHEIEAAKPEAIILVGSYKPTARFIEKVKECCPQQIIFCPISFVNADALMGELHGNGENILFSQTVPSYDDFYSKEAVEYIKNLAFYYPEEKPSLVSYESYLAAKAVVTALKAINGAITPGKFLDHLKHVPTQTLDNIPLKYHNAQLLNQVYLSNYANGKFEIIQKYEY, from the coding sequence TTGGTAAACAAAAACTTTCTAATCACAAGCTTTTTAGCCTTAATCGTGCTGGTACTCCTCTTTTCTTTCGCCACTTCGTATAAAAGTGTGGAAAAAAACACCATTGTCCTAGGTGCCTCGCTACCGCTCACTGGCATTAACAGCCATTTGGGTCGCGATGTCGTTGTGGGGGCAAATGCCTACTTCAGCCACACCAATGCCAGAGGTGGCGTGCAAGGTAAAAAGATTGAATTTATCCAATATGACGACAAATACGAACCTGAAAACACCTACAGCAATACCATCAAACTCATCACCAAAGATGACGTTTTTGCCCTTTTTGGCTTTGTAGGAACACCTACGGTCAAACGTGTGTTACCGCTCATCACGGAAAGCCAGATCCCTTTTATCGCTCCTTACACTGGCGCTTCGTTTCTTCGCACCAAAGAGACACCGAACATCATCAACTTTCGAAGTGCTTACACCGAAGAGCTTGATGCGTTAGTAGAGTACCTCACGAAGCAAAAAAACATTACGCGCTTTGCAATTTTCTACCAAAACGATGACTACGGCGAAGAGGGGTATATCGCGCTCTCAACCGCCCTTGGTAAACGCAACCTGCAACTAATGGCAGAGGGAACCTATAAACGCAACACGCTCTCCATTCGCCATGCGATTCATGAGATTGAGGCGGCAAAACCTGAAGCCATCATCTTGGTGGGCTCGTATAAACCTACGGCTCGTTTTATCGAAAAAGTGAAAGAGTGTTGCCCACAACAGATCATCTTTTGTCCCATCTCTTTTGTCAATGCAGACGCCCTTATGGGGGAACTGCACGGTAACGGTGAGAACATTCTCTTTTCTCAAACCGTTCCCTCTTACGATGATTTTTACTCCAAAGAGGCGGTGGAGTACATCAAAAATCTTGCCTTTTACTACCCAGAGGAGAAACCCTCATTGGTCTCTTACGAATCGTATTTGGCAGCCAAAGCTGTGGTCACGGCGCTTAAGGCGATCAATGGAGCGATCACACCGGGTAAGTTTTTGGATCACCTCAAACATGTTCCCACCCAAACGCTTGATAACATTCCTTTAAAATACCACAATGCCCAACTGCTCAATCAAGTCTACCTCTCAAACTATGCTAACGGCAAATTTGAGATTATTCAAAAGTACGAGTACTAA
- a CDS encoding 4Fe-4S binding protein, which translates to MQKEYVFYDTVGIDFPLDEAIELVKSPCHGDFLVSNDPEAEAIIYAPEINFYLQHSRDSIANKISTITKLYAIRALGFDFAQDMDYAQEVGNKVLIVTDDESLEALKAELRDEDFTVMLLSPSTILDVNGHIGSLHVTLKKEDELLELECDQIIWWNAPLFAMKQSGVYDPALLGLEGALKKLRDNKGEYHYKNFINYDPSICQYHERRTEICGKCAEVCPTVAILKEDETKHLAFSHIDCHGCGGCVSVCPSGALDYTQMPRIAFAHLSESFKGATALIIPNKMDLGLIDIPLREGVLPLMIEGEKYLHEAHLLNLLQTSGNPIIFYTDFISKGTGDVIRIINEIFEKKYHKKAIYVCEDSADLARIFESMESFPECMYGINEDGLRKREIFSARLSHLVDGEDLGVVKTGEHVHYGDIIIDESKCTLCLSCVGACNVRALTAHPEDNSLRFNASICTNCGYCEVTCPEKDCLSVIKDEMRLKPSWFSQRIMAKDELFTCIECGTPFATVKAVEKIAAIMTPLFGNDAVKLRTLYCCAACKPKVMFQAHMDNENKGLNL; encoded by the coding sequence ATGCAAAAAGAGTACGTTTTCTACGATACCGTTGGTATTGATTTCCCTCTTGACGAAGCGATAGAACTGGTTAAAAGCCCTTGTCATGGTGATTTTTTAGTCTCGAACGACCCTGAGGCAGAGGCAATTATTTACGCACCAGAGATCAATTTTTACCTCCAACACTCACGCGATAGCATTGCAAATAAAATTTCCACGATCACTAAACTCTATGCCATACGTGCCCTTGGCTTTGATTTTGCGCAAGATATGGACTACGCGCAAGAGGTCGGCAACAAAGTGCTTATCGTTACCGACGATGAAAGTCTTGAAGCCCTTAAAGCAGAACTAAGAGATGAAGATTTTACCGTGATGCTTCTTTCTCCCTCAACGATTTTAGATGTGAACGGTCACATTGGTTCTTTACATGTAACGCTCAAAAAAGAGGATGAACTCCTCGAATTAGAGTGCGATCAGATCATCTGGTGGAATGCTCCCCTTTTTGCGATGAAGCAAAGTGGCGTGTATGATCCAGCCCTTCTTGGACTGGAAGGCGCGCTTAAAAAGCTTCGTGACAATAAAGGTGAGTACCACTATAAAAATTTTATCAACTACGATCCATCCATCTGTCAGTACCATGAAAGACGCACAGAGATTTGCGGTAAATGTGCTGAGGTCTGCCCAACGGTTGCGATTTTGAAAGAGGATGAAACCAAGCACTTAGCCTTTTCACACATTGACTGTCATGGCTGTGGTGGTTGTGTGAGCGTATGTCCGAGTGGAGCACTTGATTATACGCAGATGCCACGTATTGCTTTTGCCCATTTGAGTGAGTCTTTTAAAGGTGCAACGGCACTGATTATTCCGAATAAAATGGATTTAGGTTTGATTGATATTCCCTTACGTGAGGGTGTTTTACCTTTGATGATTGAGGGTGAGAAGTATTTGCATGAGGCGCATTTGTTAAATCTGCTTCAAACCAGTGGCAATCCGATCATCTTCTACACCGATTTTATCTCCAAAGGTACGGGGGATGTGATTCGCATCATCAACGAAATTTTTGAGAAAAAGTACCATAAAAAAGCGATTTACGTTTGTGAAGATAGCGCTGATTTGGCGCGTATTTTTGAAAGTATGGAAAGCTTTCCTGAGTGTATGTACGGTATCAATGAAGACGGTCTTCGCAAACGCGAGATCTTCTCAGCACGCCTTTCGCATTTAGTGGATGGTGAAGATTTGGGTGTGGTGAAGACTGGGGAACATGTGCATTATGGCGACATCATTATCGATGAGAGTAAATGTACGCTGTGTTTGAGTTGTGTGGGAGCCTGTAATGTACGCGCCTTGACTGCGCATCCTGAAGATAATTCCCTTCGTTTTAACGCATCGATTTGTACGAATTGTGGCTATTGTGAAGTGACCTGTCCTGAGAAGGATTGTCTGAGCGTCATTAAAGATGAGATGCGCTTAAAACCAAGTTGGTTTTCGCAACGCATTATGGCGAAAGATGAGCTTTTTACCTGTATTGAGTGTGGGACGCCTTTTGCCACCGTTAAAGCGGTTGAGAAAATCGCAGCGATTATGACGCCGCTTTTTGGCAATGATGCTGTGAAGCTTAGAACACTCTACTGTTGTGCCGCCTGTAAACCCAAAGTGATGTTTCAAGCGCACATGGACAATGAAAACAAAGGACTCAATCTATGA